Proteins encoded within one genomic window of Theobroma cacao cultivar B97-61/B2 chromosome 7, Criollo_cocoa_genome_V2, whole genome shotgun sequence:
- the LOC18594055 gene encoding ankyrin repeat-containing protein At5g02620 → MDDRLIKASQVGDIDALYELIWEDDNVLKRIDEKMFVDSPLHIAASFGQTRFAMEMMNLIPSFSKKLNKSGFSPMHLALINGHFELVSLFLHADAGLVRVKGRGGLTPLHYAIKNGNLNFVAKFLLACPESIEDVTVRGETVLHIAIKSDMLQALEVLVRWFQRICHKDALDWLEFIPNWKDEEGNTALDIAVSNSQIQAIKLLAEINAKNCKGAKASQILQLQNQSHRRVVLQMLRRRTAVVTASSIERTERLTGFLRSKTWFGVRLAVYIKRYRMRISGDVFSATLVVAGLILAATFQIIYNPPGSFRQYNNDAINTNVTNNRTDGGPSPGAAAGTATMIGTFQTFLVYLTLYFAATIIGLLVPDGLFGITLAALLLYLSCYSMSLAGISPYTRGADFTCLSLCFIAFAFLIIHSLGKTELHRLICFYNAKKCPREPIAAEVQGNEAAAAPGEETGPEKILSA, encoded by the exons ATGGATGATCGCTTGATTAAGGCCTCTCAAGTGGGTGATATAGATGCCTTGTATGAACTAATTTGGGAAGATGATAATGTTTTGAAGCGGATTGACGAGAAAATGTTTGTAGATTCTCCTCTACATATAGCAGCTTCGTTTGGACAAACTCGTTTTGCAATGGAGATGATGAACTTGATACCTTCCTTTAGCAAAAAATTGAACAAGTCTGGGTTTAGCCCCATGCACCTTGCCCTCATCAATGGGCATTTCGAGTTGGTGTCTTTATTTCTACACGCTGATGCTGGTCTAGTTCGTGTCAAAGGAAGAGGGGGCTTGACCCCTTTACATTATGCTATCAAGAATGGGAACCTCAATTTCGTGGCTAAATTCCTATTAGCTTGCCCAGAGTCTATTGAAGATGTGACGGTTCGAGGTGAGACTGTTTTGCACATTGCCATTAAATCAGACATGTTACAAGCTCTTGAAGTTCTGGTAAGATGGTTTCAGAGAATTTGCCACAAAGATGCCTTAGATTGGTTGGAATTCATTCCAAATTGGAAGGACGAGGAAGGAAACACTGCATTGGACATTGCAGTATCCAATAGTCAAATTCAG GCCATTAAGTTGTTAGCTGAAATAAATGCAAAGAATTGTAAAGGTGCAAAGGCTTCACAGATCCTGCAACTGCAAAACCAATCGCATAGAAGAGTAGTTCTTCAAATGCTAAGGCGCCGCACTGCAGTTGTAACAGCTTCATCAATTGAAAGAACTGAAAGGCTTACTGGTTTCTTAAGATCAAAGACATGGTTTGGTGTAAGATTAGCAGTGTATATCAAACGCTATAGAATGAGAATCTCAGGCGATGTATTCAGCGCTACGCTAGTGGTTGCTGGGCTGATTCTAGCAGCTACCTTCCAAATTATATACAATCCTCCTGGTAGTTTTCGTCAGTACAATAATGACGCCATCAACACCAATGTTACAAATAATAGGACTGATGGAGGACCATCGCCGGGTGCTGCAGCAGGGACGGCCACCATGATTGGAACATTCCAAACTTTCTTAGTGTACCTGACCCTTTATTTTGCAGCCACCATAATTGGTCTTCTCGTACCAGATGGCTTGTTTGGGATCACACTGGCAGCGCTACTACTTTACTTGTCATGCTATTCGATGTCGCTTGCTGGTATATCCCCATATACAAGAGGAGCTGACTTTACATGTCTTTCATTGTGTTTTATAGCTTTTGCCTTCCTCATAATTCATTCGTTAGGAAAGACAGAACTTCACCGACTCATCTGCTTTTACAATGCAAAGAAGTGCCCTCGAGAACCTATAGCAGCTGAAGTTCAAGGAAATGAAGCTGCTGCTGCCCCCGGTGAAGAGACAGGTCCAGAAAAAATTCTGTCAGCTTAA
- the LOC18594056 gene encoding ankyrin repeat-containing protein At5g02620 isoform X1, with translation MNDRLIQASQVGDIDALYELIREEEDVLRPIDEKMFVDSPLHIAASSGQSRFAMEMINLMPSFTKKLNKSGLSPMHLALLNGYFELVSLFVHADPGLVRVKGRGGLTPLHYATKHGNIHLMVYFLLACPESIEDVTVRGETVLHIAVKTNMLEALEVLIGWLQRVCHKDALDWKKFIPNWRDEQGNAALDIAVSNMQIQAIQLLAEIKAKNSKGEDASQILQGQTQLDRREVLKMLRRSTSVVKASSIQSTERLTAVLRSKTRFQERFAIYIARCRMRISDDVINALLVVAGLILAATYQTIYNPPGSVHQDNIGAIKTNVTNSSTGGGPLRDVEAGTVIMSGGDFTLFSVCNSLTLYLALNVISLLVPDDFFGRTLKLLLSWLALCYYVSILIISPSSSVAPVICTILAWLLFSIVYNILSVYSRKFCAFQKKKQMELQQLIRFYDAKLCPEELLSAEVQRRGAAAAPGEETCPEINPSA, from the exons ATGAACGATCGCTTGATTCAAGCCTCTCAGGTGGGTGATATAGATGCCTTGTATGAACTAATTCGGGAGGAGGAGGATGTTTTGAGGCCGATTGACGAGAAAATGTTCGTAGATTCTCCTCTACACATAGCAGCTTCTTCTGGGCAAAGTCGTTTTGCGATGGAGATGATTAACTTGATGCCTTCCTTTACTAAAAAGTTAAACAAGTCAGGGCTTAGCCCCATGCACCTTGCCCTCTTAAATGGTTATTTCGAGTTGGTGTCTTTATTTGTGCATGCTGATCCTGGTCTTGTTCGTGTCAAAGGAAGAGGGGGTTTGACCCCTTTGCATTATGCTACCAAGCACGGAAACATCCATCTTATGGTTTACTTTCTTCTAGCTTGCCCGGAGTCTATTGAAGATGTGACGGTTCGAGGTGAGACTGTCTTGCACATTGCTGTTAAAACAAACATGTTAGAGGCTCTTGAAGTTCTCATCGGATGGTTGCAGAGAGTCTGTCACAAAGATGCCTTAGATTGGAAAAAATTCATTCCGAATTGGAGGGATGAGCAAGGAAACGCTGCACTGGATATTGCAGTATCCAATATGCAAATTCAG GCCATTCAATTGTTAGCTGAAATAAAGGCTAAGAACAGTAAAGGTGAAGATGCTTCACAGATCTTGCAAGGTCAAACCCAATTGGATAGAAGAGAAGTTCTTAAAATGCTAAGGCGCAGCACTTCAGTTGTAAAAGCTTCATCAATTCAAAGTACTGAGAGGCTTACTGCTGTCTTAAGATCAAAGACACGGTTTCAAGAAAGATTTGCGATATATATCGCACGTTGTAGAATGAGAATCTCTGACGATGTAATTAATGCTTTGCTCGTGGTCGCTGGGCTGATACTAGCAGCCACCTACCAAACTATATACAATCCCCCTGGTAGTGTTCATCAGGACAATATTGGTGCCATCAAAACCAATGTTACAAATAGCAGTACTGGTGGAGGACCATTACGCGATGTTGAAGCAGGAACAGTCATCATGAGTGGAGGCGACTTCACTCTTTTCTCAGTGTGCAACAGTTTAACCCTTTATCTTGCGTTGAACGTAATTAGTCTTCTCGTACCAGATGACTTTTTTGGACGTACACTGAAATTGCTACTATCGTGGTTGGCATTGTGCTATTATGTGTCGATTCTTATCATATCCCCATCTTCCAGTGTCGCTCCCGTAATATGTACTATATTGGCTTggttattattttctattgtttACAACATTTTATCGGTATACAGTAGGAAATTCtgtgcttttcaaaaaaagaaacagatgGAACTTCAGCAACTGATCCGGTTCTACGACGCAAAGCTGTGCCCTGAAGAACTTTTATCAGCTGAAGTTCAGAGACGTGGAGCCGCTGCTGCCCCCGGTGAAGAGACATGTCCAGAAATAAATCCGTCAGCATGA
- the LOC18594056 gene encoding ankyrin repeat-containing protein At5g02620 isoform X2, whose amino-acid sequence MFVDSPLHIAASSGQSRFAMEMINLMPSFTKKLNKSGLSPMHLALLNGYFELVSLFVHADPGLVRVKGRGGLTPLHYATKHGNIHLMVYFLLACPESIEDVTVRGETVLHIAVKTNMLEALEVLIGWLQRVCHKDALDWKKFIPNWRDEQGNAALDIAVSNMQIQAIQLLAEIKAKNSKGEDASQILQGQTQLDRREVLKMLRRSTSVVKASSIQSTERLTAVLRSKTRFQERFAIYIARCRMRISDDVINALLVVAGLILAATYQTIYNPPGSVHQDNIGAIKTNVTNSSTGGGPLRDVEAGTVIMSGGDFTLFSVCNSLTLYLALNVISLLVPDDFFGRTLKLLLSWLALCYYVSILIISPSSSVAPVICTILAWLLFSIVYNILSVYSRKFCAFQKKKQMELQQLIRFYDAKLCPEELLSAEVQRRGAAAAPGEETCPEINPSA is encoded by the exons ATGTTCGTAGATTCTCCTCTACACATAGCAGCTTCTTCTGGGCAAAGTCGTTTTGCGATGGAGATGATTAACTTGATGCCTTCCTTTACTAAAAAGTTAAACAAGTCAGGGCTTAGCCCCATGCACCTTGCCCTCTTAAATGGTTATTTCGAGTTGGTGTCTTTATTTGTGCATGCTGATCCTGGTCTTGTTCGTGTCAAAGGAAGAGGGGGTTTGACCCCTTTGCATTATGCTACCAAGCACGGAAACATCCATCTTATGGTTTACTTTCTTCTAGCTTGCCCGGAGTCTATTGAAGATGTGACGGTTCGAGGTGAGACTGTCTTGCACATTGCTGTTAAAACAAACATGTTAGAGGCTCTTGAAGTTCTCATCGGATGGTTGCAGAGAGTCTGTCACAAAGATGCCTTAGATTGGAAAAAATTCATTCCGAATTGGAGGGATGAGCAAGGAAACGCTGCACTGGATATTGCAGTATCCAATATGCAAATTCAG GCCATTCAATTGTTAGCTGAAATAAAGGCTAAGAACAGTAAAGGTGAAGATGCTTCACAGATCTTGCAAGGTCAAACCCAATTGGATAGAAGAGAAGTTCTTAAAATGCTAAGGCGCAGCACTTCAGTTGTAAAAGCTTCATCAATTCAAAGTACTGAGAGGCTTACTGCTGTCTTAAGATCAAAGACACGGTTTCAAGAAAGATTTGCGATATATATCGCACGTTGTAGAATGAGAATCTCTGACGATGTAATTAATGCTTTGCTCGTGGTCGCTGGGCTGATACTAGCAGCCACCTACCAAACTATATACAATCCCCCTGGTAGTGTTCATCAGGACAATATTGGTGCCATCAAAACCAATGTTACAAATAGCAGTACTGGTGGAGGACCATTACGCGATGTTGAAGCAGGAACAGTCATCATGAGTGGAGGCGACTTCACTCTTTTCTCAGTGTGCAACAGTTTAACCCTTTATCTTGCGTTGAACGTAATTAGTCTTCTCGTACCAGATGACTTTTTTGGACGTACACTGAAATTGCTACTATCGTGGTTGGCATTGTGCTATTATGTGTCGATTCTTATCATATCCCCATCTTCCAGTGTCGCTCCCGTAATATGTACTATATTGGCTTggttattattttctattgtttACAACATTTTATCGGTATACAGTAGGAAATTCtgtgcttttcaaaaaaagaaacagatgGAACTTCAGCAACTGATCCGGTTCTACGACGCAAAGCTGTGCCCTGAAGAACTTTTATCAGCTGAAGTTCAGAGACGTGGAGCCGCTGCTGCCCCCGGTGAAGAGACATGTCCAGAAATAAATCCGTCAGCATGA
- the LOC18594059 gene encoding uncharacterized protein LOC18594059 isoform X4, protein MDISSWFLYLFMLILVLFVSEEEGVLLLYIMLSNHENIYLMVNFLAACPESIGDVTVRGETVLHIAVKTNMLEALEVLVGWLQRICHKDALDWVAFIPNWKDEQGNTALDIAVSNMQIQAIQLLAEINAKNSKGEDASQILQRQTQLDRREVLKMLRRHTPLVTASSVESIEWLPGFLRSKTLFPERLAVCIKRQRMRIPGDVLNALLVVAGLIIAGNRQIQRLTCFYNAKR, encoded by the exons ATGGACATTTCAAGTTGGTTTCTCTATTTGTTCATGCTGATCCTGGTCTTGTTCGTGTCAGAGGAAGAGGGGGTCTTACTCCTTTACATTATGCTATCAAACCATGAAAACATCTATCTCATGGTTAATTTCCTGGCAGCTTGCCCAGAGTCTATTGGAGATGTGACAGTTCGAGGTGAGACTGTTTTGCACATTGCAGTTAAAACAAACATGTTAGAGGCTCTTGAAGTTCTTGTCGGATGGTTGCAGAGAATCTGCCATAAAGACGCCTTGGATTGGGTAGCATTCATTCCAAATTGGAAGGATGAGCAAGGAAACACTGCATTGGATATTGCAGTATCCAATATGCAAATTCAG GCCATTCAGTTGTTAGCTGAAATAAATGCTAAGAATAGTAAAGGTGAAGATGCTTCACAGATCCTGCAACGTCAAACCCAATTGGATAGAAGAGAAGTTCTTAAAATGCTAAGGCGCCACACTCCACTTGTAACAGCTTCATCAGTTGAAAGTATTGAATGGCTTCCTGGCTTCTTAAGATCAAAGACACTGTTTCCCGAAAGATTAGCGGTTTGTATCAAACGCCAGAGAATGAGAATCCCAGGCGATGTACTCAATGCTTTGCTAGTGGTTGCCGGGCTGATTATAGCAG GAAATAGGCAAATTCAGCGACTGACCTGCTTTTACAACGCAAAGAGGTGA
- the LOC18594059 gene encoding uncharacterized protein LOC18594059 isoform X1 has translation MDISSWFLYLFMLILVLFVSEEEGVLLLYIMLSNHENIYLMVNFLAACPESIGDVTVRGETVLHIAVKTNMLEALEVLVGWLQRICHKDALDWVAFIPNWKDEQGNTALDIAVSNMQIQAIQLLAEINAKNSKGEDASQILQRQTQLDRREVLKMLRRHTPLVTASSVESIEWLPGFLRSKTLFPERLAVCIKRQRMRIPGDVLNALLVVAGLIIAGTCQTMYNPPGSFRRDNNLSTNLTNSSTHGGPSRNVAADSAYNSTVVVLVNSSILYFASTIVNLLLPDTVVTEIVAVLLFGLSVCYSMFLVIMCPYPAGTVLLLALFLIYFSFRYINMLGNRQIQRLTCFYNAKR, from the exons ATGGACATTTCAAGTTGGTTTCTCTATTTGTTCATGCTGATCCTGGTCTTGTTCGTGTCAGAGGAAGAGGGGGTCTTACTCCTTTACATTATGCTATCAAACCATGAAAACATCTATCTCATGGTTAATTTCCTGGCAGCTTGCCCAGAGTCTATTGGAGATGTGACAGTTCGAGGTGAGACTGTTTTGCACATTGCAGTTAAAACAAACATGTTAGAGGCTCTTGAAGTTCTTGTCGGATGGTTGCAGAGAATCTGCCATAAAGACGCCTTGGATTGGGTAGCATTCATTCCAAATTGGAAGGATGAGCAAGGAAACACTGCATTGGATATTGCAGTATCCAATATGCAAATTCAG GCCATTCAGTTGTTAGCTGAAATAAATGCTAAGAATAGTAAAGGTGAAGATGCTTCACAGATCCTGCAACGTCAAACCCAATTGGATAGAAGAGAAGTTCTTAAAATGCTAAGGCGCCACACTCCACTTGTAACAGCTTCATCAGTTGAAAGTATTGAATGGCTTCCTGGCTTCTTAAGATCAAAGACACTGTTTCCCGAAAGATTAGCGGTTTGTATCAAACGCCAGAGAATGAGAATCCCAGGCGATGTACTCAATGCTTTGCTAGTGGTTGCCGGGCTGATTATAGCAGGTACCTGCCAAACTATGTACAATCCCCCTGGTAGTTTTCGTAGGGACAATAATCTCAGCACCAATCTTACAAATAGCAGTACTCATGGAGGACCATCGCGGAATGTTGCAGCAGATTCGGCCTACAATTCTACGGTGGTGGTATTGGTCAACAGTTCAATCCTTTATTTTGCATCCACCATAGTTAATCTTCTCCTGCCAGATACCGTGGTTACAGAAATAGTGGCAGTACTACTATTTGGCTTGTCAGTTTGCTATTCGATGTTTCTTGTTATCATGTGCCCATATCCTGCAGGAACCGTCTTATTACTCGCAttgtttttgatatatttttcttttcgctatattaatatgttagGAAATAGGCAAATTCAGCGACTGACCTGCTTTTACAACGCAAAGAGGTGA
- the LOC18594059 gene encoding uncharacterized protein LOC18594059 isoform X2, with product MDISSWFLYLFMLILVLFVSEEEGVLLLYIMLSNHENIYLMVNFLAACPESIGDVTVRGETVLHIAVKTNMLEALEVLVGWLQRICHKDALDWVAFIPNWKDEQGNTALDIAVSNMQIQAIQLLAEINAKNSKGEDASQILQRQTQLDRREVLKMLRRHTPLVTASSVESIEWLPGFLRSKTLFPERLAVCIKRQRMRIPGDVLNALLVVAGLIIAGTCQTMYNPPGSFRRDNNLSTNLTNSSTHGGPSRNVAADSAYNSTVVVLVNSSILYFASTIVNLLLPDTVVTEIVAVLLFGLK from the exons ATGGACATTTCAAGTTGGTTTCTCTATTTGTTCATGCTGATCCTGGTCTTGTTCGTGTCAGAGGAAGAGGGGGTCTTACTCCTTTACATTATGCTATCAAACCATGAAAACATCTATCTCATGGTTAATTTCCTGGCAGCTTGCCCAGAGTCTATTGGAGATGTGACAGTTCGAGGTGAGACTGTTTTGCACATTGCAGTTAAAACAAACATGTTAGAGGCTCTTGAAGTTCTTGTCGGATGGTTGCAGAGAATCTGCCATAAAGACGCCTTGGATTGGGTAGCATTCATTCCAAATTGGAAGGATGAGCAAGGAAACACTGCATTGGATATTGCAGTATCCAATATGCAAATTCAG GCCATTCAGTTGTTAGCTGAAATAAATGCTAAGAATAGTAAAGGTGAAGATGCTTCACAGATCCTGCAACGTCAAACCCAATTGGATAGAAGAGAAGTTCTTAAAATGCTAAGGCGCCACACTCCACTTGTAACAGCTTCATCAGTTGAAAGTATTGAATGGCTTCCTGGCTTCTTAAGATCAAAGACACTGTTTCCCGAAAGATTAGCGGTTTGTATCAAACGCCAGAGAATGAGAATCCCAGGCGATGTACTCAATGCTTTGCTAGTGGTTGCCGGGCTGATTATAGCAGGTACCTGCCAAACTATGTACAATCCCCCTGGTAGTTTTCGTAGGGACAATAATCTCAGCACCAATCTTACAAATAGCAGTACTCATGGAGGACCATCGCGGAATGTTGCAGCAGATTCGGCCTACAATTCTACGGTGGTGGTATTGGTCAACAGTTCAATCCTTTATTTTGCATCCACCATAGTTAATCTTCTCCTGCCAGATACCGTGGTTACAGAAATAGTGGCAGTACTACTATTTGGCTT GAAATAG
- the LOC18594059 gene encoding uncharacterized protein LOC18594059 isoform X3, which translates to MDISSWFLYLFMLILVLFVSEEEGVLLLYIMLSNHENIYLMVNFLAACPESIGDVTVRGETVLHIAVKTNMLEALEVLVGWLQRICHKDALDWVAFIPNWKDEQGNTALDIAVSNMQIQAIQLLAEINAKNSKGEDASQILQRQTQLDRREVLKMLRRHTPLVTASSVESIEWLPGFLRSKTLFPERLAVCIKRQRMRIPGDVLNALLVVAGLIIAVLMEDHRGMLQQIRPTILRWWYWSTVQSFILHPP; encoded by the exons ATGGACATTTCAAGTTGGTTTCTCTATTTGTTCATGCTGATCCTGGTCTTGTTCGTGTCAGAGGAAGAGGGGGTCTTACTCCTTTACATTATGCTATCAAACCATGAAAACATCTATCTCATGGTTAATTTCCTGGCAGCTTGCCCAGAGTCTATTGGAGATGTGACAGTTCGAGGTGAGACTGTTTTGCACATTGCAGTTAAAACAAACATGTTAGAGGCTCTTGAAGTTCTTGTCGGATGGTTGCAGAGAATCTGCCATAAAGACGCCTTGGATTGGGTAGCATTCATTCCAAATTGGAAGGATGAGCAAGGAAACACTGCATTGGATATTGCAGTATCCAATATGCAAATTCAG GCCATTCAGTTGTTAGCTGAAATAAATGCTAAGAATAGTAAAGGTGAAGATGCTTCACAGATCCTGCAACGTCAAACCCAATTGGATAGAAGAGAAGTTCTTAAAATGCTAAGGCGCCACACTCCACTTGTAACAGCTTCATCAGTTGAAAGTATTGAATGGCTTCCTGGCTTCTTAAGATCAAAGACACTGTTTCCCGAAAGATTAGCGGTTTGTATCAAACGCCAGAGAATGAGAATCCCAGGCGATGTACTCAATGCTTTGCTAGTGGTTGCCGGGCTGATTATAGCAG TACTCATGGAGGACCATCGCGGAATGTTGCAGCAGATTCGGCCTACAATTCTACGGTGGTGGTATTGGTCAACAGTTCAATCCTTTATTTTGCATCCACCATAG
- the LOC18594060 gene encoding protein CUP-SHAPED COTYLEDON 2 codes for MDSYHHFDNGDTHLPPGFRFHPTDEELITYYLLKKVLDSSFTGRAIAEVDLNKCEPWELPEKAKMGEKEWYFFSLRDRKYPTGLRTNRATEAGYWKATGKDREIYSSKTCALVGMKKTLVFYRGRAPKGEKSNWVMHEYRLEGKFAYHYLSRSSKDEWVISRVFKKSGSGNGATSNTGGGAKKTRMNASVAFYQEPSSPSSVSLPPLLDHTTTATATTATSLTDRDSCSYDSQTQPEHVSCFSTIAAAAASAAATTTTTTTAAHHAFNPGFDLAVPPPQMINNTFDPIARFSRNVGVSAFPSLRSLQENLHLPFFFSPPALAAPPPHGGSSLNWGAVSEEGNGGSGAGGKMSMGSTELDCMWTF; via the exons ATGGATAGTTACCATCATTTTGACAACGGTGATACTCATTTACCTCCTGGCTTTCGATTCCATCCAACTGATGAAGAGCTTATTACTTACTATCTCTTGAAAAAAGTTCTTGATAGTAGCTTTACTGGTAGAGCTATAGCTGAGGTCGACCTTAACAAGTGTGAGCCTTGGGAACTTCCTG AGAAGGCAAAGATGGGGGAGAAAGAGTGGTacttttttagtttgagagaTAGGAAGTACCCAACTGGGTTGAGAACTAACCGAGCAACTGAAGCTGGTTATTGGAAGGCTACGGGAAAAGATAGGGAGATTTATAGCTCAAAGACATGTGCACTTGTTGGAATGAAGAAGACTCTAGTTTTTTATAGAGGAAGAGCTCCTAAAGGAGAAAAGAGCAACTGGGTCATGCATGAATATCGCCTTGAAGGCAAATTTGCTTACCATTATCTCTCCAGAAGCTCCAAG GATGAATGGGTCATATCCAGGGTCTTTAAGAAGAGTGGCTCTGGCAATGGTGCCACCAGCAACACTGGCGGAGGAGCCAAAAAAACCCGCATGAACGCCTCCGTGGCTTTCTATCAAGAACCAAGCTCACCTTCCTCGGTCTCCCTTCCACCTCTCCTGGATCACACCACAACTGCTACTGCCACTACCGCCACTTCCCTCACAGATCGTGACAGCTGCTCCTACGACAGCCAAACCCAACCCGAGCACGTGTCCTGTTTCTCCACCATTGCTGCTGCAGCTGCTTCCGCTGctgccaccaccaccaccaccaccacagCTGCACATCATGCCTTCAACCCTGGTTTTGACCTAGCAGTGCCACCACCTCAAATGATCAACAATACTTTTGATCCAATCGCAAGGTTTTCAAGAAATGTGGGTGTTTCAGCATTTCCTAGCTTAAGGTCTCTTCAGGAGAATTTGCATTTACCCTTCTTTTTCTCCCCGCCAGCATTGGCGGCACCGCCACCCCACGGTGGCTCCTCGCTGAACTGGGGGGCAGTGTCCGAGGAAGGTAACGGTGGTTCTGGTGCTGGTGGCAAGATGTCCATGGGTTCTACCGAGCTTGATTGCATGTGGACTTTCTAA